Part of the Sulfurovum xiamenensis genome, CTGCTGCTCTTACTGCCTGTTCTTCACGCAGTGCATGATTGTCTTGAGAGATGGTACGAAGGTCATCGATACGGAAAAGTTGTAATTTCTCCAACGTCATATCTTCGATATCTCTAGGGATTGCCATATCAAACCAGAGTCTTGGCAAAGCTTCATTCTCTATAAGGTCCTGGGTAATGATCGGTTCCCTGGCAGATGTAGCTGTAAAAAGCAGACGATAACGGTTCAGGTACTTTGGAAGTTTCTCCATTGTCGCTGCTTTTACATTTTCACCCAAGGTCTCTGCCAGCGCTTCGACCTTCTCTTGGTCTCTTCCCAGCATCACCACATCACAACCTGCTCTAAGCAGATGTTTTGTGGCCAAGACACCCATTTCACCTGCACCGACTACCACAGCTGTTGTCCCTGCCATACTGTCACCCAAAAGTTTATGTGCCTGTGCCACGGCAACAGAAGCGATCGAAATAGGATTTTGAGAGATATTCGTTACATTGCGTACTTCTGCTGCACACTTCACCGCATAAGAGATAATACGATTGAGTTTGCGTCCGGCCGTACCATTTTGATGAGAGAGCATAAATGCCTCTTTCACCTGTCCAGTGATCTGAGATTCACCTATGACCAGAGAATCCAGTGAAGAGACCACTGAAAAAATATGCTGTACCGCCTCTTCATCATCGTAACGTACCCCTGCGGATTTGATCTCATAAAAGTTCAGTTCGCTTTTTTGACTCATCAGTCCCAGGATCGTGTGATAACTGGAAAAATTGTCACGTGTTGCCAATACGATCTCAACACGGTTACATGTAGAAACGATAAATGCTTCATGAATAAACTCAAATTCGACCAGCTGATTGAGCATTTCAATTTTTTCTTCATCGTTGGCAAATGCCAACTTTTCTCTCATACCCTGATCACAGTTTTTATGGGAAAAACTCATCACTTGGTAATACATTAAAAATCCCTTTCTATCATCTGCATAGCGATATTTGAGAGTGCATCTTCACCTTTTTCATTCATCAAAGTGATCGCCTCTTCTATCAATAGCTTCGCTTCCTGATAACTTTTTTGTATCACGTGGTGTTCCTGCATTTTCGTTTTGATCCAAAGTTGTTCTTCTGCAGAGAGTTTTTTTGCATGTAGTGATTTCAGTTTCTCTTTTTCCTCACTCTCCAACACTTCATACAGATAGATATACGGCAGTGTGGTCTTACCCTCTTCAAAGTCATGTAACGCAGGTTTACCTAAAGTAGCACTGTCGGAGGTAATATCAAGCAGGTCGTCTA contains:
- the hemA gene encoding glutamyl-tRNA reductase; this translates as MYYQVMSFSHKNCDQGMREKLAFANDEEKIEMLNQLVEFEFIHEAFIVSTCNRVEIVLATRDNFSSYHTILGLMSQKSELNFYEIKSAGVRYDDEEAVQHIFSVVSSLDSLVIGESQITGQVKEAFMLSHQNGTAGRKLNRIISYAVKCAAEVRNVTNISQNPISIASVAVAQAHKLLGDSMAGTTAVVVGAGEMGVLATKHLLRAGCDVVMLGRDQEKVEALAETLGENVKAATMEKLPKYLNRYRLLFTATSAREPIITQDLIENEALPRLWFDMAIPRDIEDMTLEKLQLFRIDDLRTISQDNHALREEQAVRAAEIVERYKEEFYAWLRALSIEPVIKEMREQVNEAIDAEMKRALKKGFVPADAEANMRKMAEQMFKRFLHAPTQNLRHSSTEKKNANCIESIKKMFNIDTENIDLKQYKNDHHTKGYNA